One part of the Vitis riparia cultivar Riparia Gloire de Montpellier isolate 1030 chromosome 8, EGFV_Vit.rip_1.0, whole genome shotgun sequence genome encodes these proteins:
- the LOC117919878 gene encoding high mobility group B protein 1 isoform X1, with product MKAAKGKGAARRDTKEALKPTEDRKVGKRKAAVKAEKSSKRATMKDKKAMKDPNKPKRPPSAFFVFLEEFRKVFKKENPNVKAVSAVGKAGGEKWKSLSEAEKAPYEAKAAKKKAEYEKIMNAYNKKQESTADDGDEESDRSKSEVNDQDDEGSAEQEEEDEEEDDDED from the exons ATGAAGGCTGCCAAGGGTAAGGGGGCAGCAAGGAGGGACACAAAGGAAGCATTGAAGCCTACTGAAGACAGAAAG GTTGGGAAGCGAAAGGCTGCTGTTAAGGCAGAAAAGAGTAGCAAAAGAGCGACCATGAAAGACAAAAAGGCCATGAAAGACCCCAACAAACCAAAGAGGCCTCCCAGTGCCTTTTTTGTATTCCT TGAGGAGTTCAGAAAGGtcttcaaaaaggaaaatcccAATGTGAAGGCTGTCTCAGCT GTTGGGAAAGCTGGCGGAGAGAAGTGGAAATCCTTGTCTGAGGCT gaaaaagCTCCATATGAGGCTAAAGCTGCAAAAAAGAAGGCTGAGtatgaaaaaattatgaatGCTTACAACAAGAAGCAG GAGAGCACTGctgatgatggtgatgaagaaTCTGACAGGTCAAAATCTGAAGTGAACGATCAAGATGATGAGGGGAGTGCAGAG CAGGAGGAAGAGGATGAGGAggaggatgatgatgaagacTGA
- the LOC117919878 gene encoding high mobility group B protein 1 isoform X2 translates to MKAAKGKGAARRDTKEALKPTEDRKVGKRKAAVKAEKSSKRATMKDKKAMKDPNKPKRPPSAFFVFLEEFRKVFKKENPNVKAVSAVGKAGGEKWKSLSEAEKAPYEAKAAKKKAEYEKIMNAYNKKQESTADDGDEESDRSKSEVNDQDDEGSAEEEEDEEEDDDED, encoded by the exons ATGAAGGCTGCCAAGGGTAAGGGGGCAGCAAGGAGGGACACAAAGGAAGCATTGAAGCCTACTGAAGACAGAAAG GTTGGGAAGCGAAAGGCTGCTGTTAAGGCAGAAAAGAGTAGCAAAAGAGCGACCATGAAAGACAAAAAGGCCATGAAAGACCCCAACAAACCAAAGAGGCCTCCCAGTGCCTTTTTTGTATTCCT TGAGGAGTTCAGAAAGGtcttcaaaaaggaaaatcccAATGTGAAGGCTGTCTCAGCT GTTGGGAAAGCTGGCGGAGAGAAGTGGAAATCCTTGTCTGAGGCT gaaaaagCTCCATATGAGGCTAAAGCTGCAAAAAAGAAGGCTGAGtatgaaaaaattatgaatGCTTACAACAAGAAGCAG GAGAGCACTGctgatgatggtgatgaagaaTCTGACAGGTCAAAATCTGAAGTGAACGATCAAGATGATGAGGGGAGTGCAGAG GAGGAAGAGGATGAGGAggaggatgatgatgaagacTGA
- the LOC117919877 gene encoding E3 ubiquitin-protein ligase AIRP2 isoform X4 — protein sequence MMGLLQAYVDGKTTMSVHERKASLREFYGVIFPSLLQLQRGITDVEERKQREICAAKYKRKDDMDKGKLSEVDVEREEECGICMEISSKVVLPNCNHSLCMKCYRNWRPRSQSCPFCRDSLKRVSSGDLWIYMNSHEIDDLSSISRENLKRLFMFIDKLPLIVPDPMFMSYDPPFR from the exons ATGATGGGGTTGTTGCAGGCGTATGTGGATGGCAAGACCACAATGTCTGTTCATGAAAGGAAAGCCAGTTTAAGAGAGTTCTATG GGGTAATATTTCCCTCTTTGTTGCAACTTCAAAGAGGAATAACCGATGTGGAAGAGAGGAAACAGAGAGAAATTTGTGCTGCCAAGTACAAAAGGAAAGATGATATGGACAAGGGGAAGCTCTCTGAAGTTGATgtggagagagaggaagaaTGTGGCATTTGCATGGAGATAAGCAGCAAGGTCGTCTTGCCCAATTGCAATCATTCATTGTGTATGAAATGCTATCGGAACTG GCGTCCACGATCTCAGTCATGCCCCTTCTGTCGGGATAGCCTTAAAAGAGTGAGCTCGGGTGACCTGTGGATCTACATGAACAGCCATGAGATTGACGACCTGTCTTCAATCTCCAGGGAGAATTTGAAGAGACTTTTCATGTTCATAGACAAGTTACCTCTAATTGTTCCAGATCCTATGTTCATGTCCTATGATCCTCCTTTCAGGTAA
- the LOC117919877 gene encoding E3 ubiquitin-protein ligase AIRP2 isoform X2 — protein MRLSYSPAAHLFLFLVQWTDCHLAGALGLLRILIYKAYVDGKTTMSVHERKASLREFYGVIFPSLLQLQRGITDVEERKQREICAAKYKRKDDMDKGKLSEVDVEREEECGICMEISSKVVLPNCNHSLCMKCYRNWRPRSQSCPFCRDSLKRVSSGDLWIYMNSHEIDDLSSISRENLKRLFMFIDKLPLIVPDPMFMSYDPPFR, from the exons ATGAGGTTATCTTATAGTCCAGCTgctcatttatttctttttcttgttcagTGGACTGATTGTCACCTTGCTGGTGCTCTTGGATTGCTTAGAATCCTTATTTATAAG GCGTATGTGGATGGCAAGACCACAATGTCTGTTCATGAAAGGAAAGCCAGTTTAAGAGAGTTCTATG GGGTAATATTTCCCTCTTTGTTGCAACTTCAAAGAGGAATAACCGATGTGGAAGAGAGGAAACAGAGAGAAATTTGTGCTGCCAAGTACAAAAGGAAAGATGATATGGACAAGGGGAAGCTCTCTGAAGTTGATgtggagagagaggaagaaTGTGGCATTTGCATGGAGATAAGCAGCAAGGTCGTCTTGCCCAATTGCAATCATTCATTGTGTATGAAATGCTATCGGAACTG GCGTCCACGATCTCAGTCATGCCCCTTCTGTCGGGATAGCCTTAAAAGAGTGAGCTCGGGTGACCTGTGGATCTACATGAACAGCCATGAGATTGACGACCTGTCTTCAATCTCCAGGGAGAATTTGAAGAGACTTTTCATGTTCATAGACAAGTTACCTCTAATTGTTCCAGATCCTATGTTCATGTCCTATGATCCTCCTTTCAGGTAA
- the LOC117919877 gene encoding E3 ubiquitin-protein ligase AIRP2 isoform X1, which yields MRKSFKDSLKALEADIQYANTLASGYQREYDGACFQMRLSYSPAAHLFLFLVQWTDCHLAGALGLLRILIYKAYVDGKTTMSVHERKASLREFYGVIFPSLLQLQRGITDVEERKQREICAAKYKRKDDMDKGKLSEVDVEREEECGICMEISSKVVLPNCNHSLCMKCYRNWRPRSQSCPFCRDSLKRVSSGDLWIYMNSHEIDDLSSISRENLKRLFMFIDKLPLIVPDPMFMSYDPPFR from the exons ATGCGCAAGTCATTTAAAGACTCCCTTAAAGCCCTTGAAGCCGATATTCAATATGCCAATACTCT GGCTTCTGGTTATCAGAGGGAGTATGATGGTGCCTGCTTCCAGATGAGGTTATCTTATAGTCCAGCTgctcatttatttctttttcttgttcagTGGACTGATTGTCACCTTGCTGGTGCTCTTGGATTGCTTAGAATCCTTATTTATAAG GCGTATGTGGATGGCAAGACCACAATGTCTGTTCATGAAAGGAAAGCCAGTTTAAGAGAGTTCTATG GGGTAATATTTCCCTCTTTGTTGCAACTTCAAAGAGGAATAACCGATGTGGAAGAGAGGAAACAGAGAGAAATTTGTGCTGCCAAGTACAAAAGGAAAGATGATATGGACAAGGGGAAGCTCTCTGAAGTTGATgtggagagagaggaagaaTGTGGCATTTGCATGGAGATAAGCAGCAAGGTCGTCTTGCCCAATTGCAATCATTCATTGTGTATGAAATGCTATCGGAACTG GCGTCCACGATCTCAGTCATGCCCCTTCTGTCGGGATAGCCTTAAAAGAGTGAGCTCGGGTGACCTGTGGATCTACATGAACAGCCATGAGATTGACGACCTGTCTTCAATCTCCAGGGAGAATTTGAAGAGACTTTTCATGTTCATAGACAAGTTACCTCTAATTGTTCCAGATCCTATGTTCATGTCCTATGATCCTCCTTTCAGGTAA
- the LOC117919877 gene encoding E3 ubiquitin-protein ligase AIRP2 isoform X3 — MRKSFKDSLKALEADIQYANTLASGYQREYDGACFQMRLSYSPAAHLFLFLVQWTDCHLAGALGLLRILIYKAYVDGKTTMSVHERKASLREFYGVIFPSLLQLQRGITDVEERKQREICAAKYKRKDDMDKGKLSEVDVEREEECGICMEISSKVVLPNCNHSLCMKCYRNCWERPTCSSCLMAITPASTISVMPLLSG, encoded by the exons ATGCGCAAGTCATTTAAAGACTCCCTTAAAGCCCTTGAAGCCGATATTCAATATGCCAATACTCT GGCTTCTGGTTATCAGAGGGAGTATGATGGTGCCTGCTTCCAGATGAGGTTATCTTATAGTCCAGCTgctcatttatttctttttcttgttcagTGGACTGATTGTCACCTTGCTGGTGCTCTTGGATTGCTTAGAATCCTTATTTATAAG GCGTATGTGGATGGCAAGACCACAATGTCTGTTCATGAAAGGAAAGCCAGTTTAAGAGAGTTCTATG GGGTAATATTTCCCTCTTTGTTGCAACTTCAAAGAGGAATAACCGATGTGGAAGAGAGGAAACAGAGAGAAATTTGTGCTGCCAAGTACAAAAGGAAAGATGATATGGACAAGGGGAAGCTCTCTGAAGTTGATgtggagagagaggaagaaTGTGGCATTTGCATGGAGATAAGCAGCAAGGTCGTCTTGCCCAATTGCAATCATTCATTGTGTATGAAATGCTATCGGAACTG CTGGGAAAGACCCACCTGTTCTAGTTGTCTCATGGCAATTACCCCA GCGTCCACGATCTCAGTCATGCCCCTTCTGTCGGGATAG
- the LOC117921244 gene encoding protein root UVB sensitive 5 isoform X2 has protein sequence MQLSWLPIIVKDFILPAGFPGSVSDDYLEYMLLQFPTNVTAWICHTLVTSSLLKAVGVGSFSATTAAASAAASAAAIRWVSKDGIGAVGRLFIGGQFGNLFDDDPKQWRMYADLIGSAGSIFDLSTQLYPAYFLPLASLGNLAKAVARGLKDPSFRVIQNHFAISGNLGEVAAKEEVWEVAAQLLGLALGIMVLTSPVVATSYPVLAFTWMSMRLLHLWLRYQSLSVLRFKSINLKRARILVKSHVLHSIVPGYVDCNRKEKILSWQRFLKPRIVFGVSLEELIGGERPVSKVRTLLKLYSQEKYILVVKQQGTDFEVFVSFKVGATSLSVLRSIWQSYWLQENWCGSDNILVQLEQSLLELEESFGDFTQQLKSSGWDLQKINLKVPKKQSIEEVGAI, from the exons ATGCAATTATCTTGGCTTCCTATCATCGTTAAAGACTTTATTTTGCCAGCAGGCTTCCCTG GATCAGTTTCAGATGATTATTTGGAATACATGTTATTACAGTTCCCCACCAATGTTACTGCATGGATCTGTCACACATTGGTCACATCAAGTCTCCTAAAG GCTGTTGGAGTTGGTTCTTTTTCAGCAACCACTGCTGCTGCTTCTGCTGCTGCTTCTGCTGCTGCCATCAG ATGGGTTTCAAAGGATGGCATTGGCGCTGTTGGTCGCTTATTTATTG GTGGACAATTTGGAAATCTttttgatgatgatccaaaacAATGGCGCATGTATGCCGACCTCATTGGCAGTGCTGGAAG CATCTTTGACCTCAGCACACAGTTGTATCCTGCTTATTTCCTGCCATTAGCATCTCTTGGGAATCTTGCCAAG GCTGTAGCAAGAGGACTAAAGGATCCTTCATTTCGTGTGATTCAAAACCATTTTGCTATTTCTGGAAATTTAGGAGAGGTGGCAGCAAAG GAGGAAGTTTGGGAAGTAGCTGCTCAGCTGCTAGGCCTTGCTCTTGGCATAATGGTGTTG ACTTCACCTGTTGTTGCAACATCATATCCAGTGTTGGCATTCACATGGATGAGCATGCGGCTCCTACACCTGTGGTTACGTTATCAGTCTCTTTCAGTGCTACGATTTAAGAGT ATAAACCTAAAGCGTGCCCGTATATTGGTGAAATCACACGTTCTACACTCGATTGTCCCAG GATATGTTGATTGCAATAGGAAAGAGAAGATTTTGTCATGGCAAAGATTCTTAAAGCCAAGAATCGTTTTTGGTGTGTCCTTGGAGGAGCTTATTGGTGGTGAGAGACCTGTTTCCAAG GTGAGGACTCTTCTCAAATTATATTCCCAGGAAAAATATATTCTAGTGGTGAAGCAACAGGGGACAGACTTTGAGGTCTTCGTTTCATTCAAG GTGGGAGCTACGAGTCTATCAGTCCTGCGAAGTATATGGCAGAGTTACTGGCTGCAGGAGAATTGGTGTGGATCAGATAATATCCTTGTTCAGCTGGAGCAAAGCTTGTTAGAATTGGAGGAGTCCTTTGGGGATTTTACCCAACAGTTGAAAAGCTCTGGATGGGATTTGCAAAAGATCAATCTGAAGGTGCCCAAAAAACAATCCATTGAAGAAGTGGGTGCTATTTGA